The following proteins come from a genomic window of Gossypium raimondii isolate GPD5lz chromosome 5, ASM2569854v1, whole genome shotgun sequence:
- the LOC105770049 gene encoding uncharacterized protein LOC105770049, with product MGAETLVNNGEAKAPLILGLQPAALIDHVARVDWSLLHQIPGERGGSIPVEFKELEHILSELKKHILTSVDDPSPMKTMAGGSVANTIRGLSSGFGVNSGMIGAHGDDEQGQLFVSNMNFTGVNISRLRKKTGPTAQCVCLVDAYGNRTMRPCLSTAVKVQGDELTKDDFSGSKWLVMRYGIFNLEVTQAAIRFAKQEGLSVSIDLASFEMVRNFREPLLKLLESGDIDLCFANEDEATELLRGEANASPEAALEYLSKYCRWAVVTLGANGCIAKHAQEVVRVPAIGETKAVDATGAGDLFAGGFLYGLVKGLSLEECCKVGSCSGGAVIRSLGGEVTPENWQWMYKQMQIKGLPLPDISELMSPRSNKH from the exons ATGGGAGCAGAAACCTTGGTTAATAACGGGGAGGCCAAGGCTCCCCTTATCCTGGGACTACAGCCAGCTGCCCTCATTGATCATGTGGCTCGTGTCGATTGGTCCTTGCTCCATCAAATTCCTGGTGAACGTGGTGGCTCCATTCCG GTGGAATTCAAGGAGCTTGAGCATATATTAAGCGAGTTGAAAAAGCATATCCTTACTTCAGTTGATGATCCATCTCCTATGAAGACTATGGCTGGGGGAAGTGTTGCAAATACTATTCGTGGACTTAGCTCTGGCTTTGGTGTTAACAGTGGAATGATCGGGGCCCATGGGGATGATGAGCAAGGCCAATTGTTTGTAAGTAACATGAACTTTACTGGAGTTAATATTTCGAGACTGCGAAAGAAGACGGGACCAACAGCTCAG TGTGTTTGCCTAGTTGATGCATACGGCAATAGAACAATGCGCCCTTGCCTGTCGACCGCTGTAAAAGTTCAG GGGGATGAATTGACCAAGGATGACTTTAGTGGTTCTAAG TGGTTAGTAATGAGATATGGAATATTCAATTTGGAAGTTACTCAAGCAGCTATAAGATTTGCCAAACAAGAGGGTCTGTCTGTCTCCATCGATTTGGCCAGTTTTGAG ATGGTTCGGAATTTTAGAGAACCTCTTCTAAAGTTACTGGAGTCGGGAGATATCGACCTCTGCTTTGCCAACGAGGATGAAGCAACAGAACTACTAAG GGGTGAAGCAAATGCTAGCCCTGAAGCTGCACTGGAATACCTGTCCAAATATTGCCGATGGGCTGTGGTTACATTAGGGGCCAACGGATGCATCGCAAAACACGCACAAGAG GTTGTCCGAGTTCCGGCTATAGGGGAGACAAAAGCGGTTGATGCCACAGGAGCTGGGGACCTTTTCGCTGGTGGTTTCTTATATGGATTGGTCAAGGGATTATCACTTGAGGAATGTTGCAAAGTGGGCTCATGTAGTGGTGGTGCAGTGATTCGTTCACTTGGGGGTGAGGTAACACCTGAGAATTGGCAATGGATGTATAAGCAGATGCAGATAAAGGGCCTACCACTTCCTGATATTTCGGAATTGATGTCTCCACGATCAAACAAGCATTGA
- the LOC105770864 gene encoding uncharacterized protein LOC105770864 → MGSLMAGWDSPVSESDPTSVIRERNRSLTKEEIEAYWKSKKQTEAEHLKATFSPSYTCTHSSLETPLEEHGSKNLRSNSSQEDAETSLENIIKKNGWWTRSNWAFLNEPPVLDRPTNSYKPQFHVANLAASKLNPDSGISV, encoded by the exons ATGGGTTCTTTAATGGCGGGATGGGATTCTCCTGTATCAGAATCGGATCCTACATCAG TAATACGCGAACGAAATCGATCGTTGACCAAGGAAGAGATCGAAGCTTATTGGAAATCAAAGAAGCAAACGGAGGCAGAACATCTTAAAGCTACTTTTAGTCCATCATATACCTGCACTCACTCTTCCCTG GAAACACCATTGGAGGAGCATGGAAGTAAGAATCTGAGATCAAACTCCAGCCAGGAGGATGCAGAAACAAGCCTGGAGAATATCATAAAGAAAAATGGCTG GTGGACAAGGAGCAATTGGGCATTCTTGAATGAACCGCCTGTACTTGACCGGCCTACCAACAGTTACAAACCACAGTTCCACGTTGCCAACCTTGCTGCTTCCAAGCTTAACCCAGATTCTGGGATCAGTGTTTAA
- the LOC105771338 gene encoding transcription factor GTE10-like has product MTDREKHNLSTELESLLGELPENIVDFLKEQSSSDGQMGEDEIEIDIDALSHETLYKLCKLLDDYLLEKQKNQAKAESCEMELLNESGFSNSSMQSCKGND; this is encoded by the exons ATGACCGATCGGGAGAAGCATAATTTAAGCACAGAATTAGAGTCTTTGTTGGGAGAATTGCCTGAAAACATTGTTGACTTTCTTAAAGAGCAGAGTTCTAGTGATGGTCAAATGGGTGAGGATGAGATTGAGATCGATATTGATGCTCTAAGTCATGAAACATTGTACAAATTGTGTAAACTTTTGGATGACTATTTGCTGGAAAAGCAGAAAAACCAGGCAAAAGCTGAATCTTGTGAAATGGAG CTTCTTAATGAGTCAGGGTTTAGCAATTCATCAATGCAGTCGTGTAAAG GTAATGATTAA
- the LOC105770050 gene encoding proteasome subunit alpha type-1-B, whose amino-acid sequence MFRNQYDTDVTTWSPAGRLFQVEYAMEAVKQGSAAIGLRSKTHVVLGCVNKANSELSSHQKKIFKVDDHIGVAIAGLTADGRVLSRYMRNECINYSFTYESPLPVGRLVVQLADKAQVCTQRSWKRPYGVGLLVAGLDESGAHLYYNCPSGNYFEYQAFAIGSRSQAAKTYLERRFENFTDSSRDDLVKDAITAIRETLQGEALKSSICTIAVVGVGEPFHVLDQGTVQQIIDTFEIAAEQEDPATEPDAATGQEAATEQGTAADQGGSTDEGAAPMDI is encoded by the exons ATGTTCAGGAACCAGTACGATACCGACGTCACTACATGGAGCCCAGCTGGGCGATTGTTCCAAGTGGAGTACGCGATGGAGGCCGTGAAGCAGGGTTCGGCGGCGATCGGTCTCCGATCCAAGACCCATGTGGTGTTGGGTTGCGTCAACAAGGCTAATTCCGAATTGTCTTCTCACCAGAAGAAGATCTTCAAAGTCGACGACCACATTGGGGTCGCCATCGCCGGTCTCACCGCCGACGGTCGCGTGCTCTCTCGGTATATGCGAAACGAGTGTATCAACTACAGCTTCACTTACGAATCGCCGCTTCCTGTTGGGAGACTCGTCGTCCAGCTCGCCGATAAAGCACAG GTTTGCACCCAACGCTCTTGGAAACGACCTTACGGTGTTGGCCTGTTGGTGGCCGGCTTGGATGAATCTGGGGCTCATCTTTACTATAACTGTCCAAGTGGGAATTACTTCGAATACCAGGCTTTTGCCATTGGATCACGGTCACAAGCTGCAAAGACATACTTGGAACGGAGGTTTGAGAACTTTACAGACTCCTCGAGGGATGATCTGGTGAAAGATGCTATTACGGCAATAAGGGAGACCCTGCAAGGAGAAGCTCTGAAAAGCTCAATATGTACAATTGCTGTGGTAGGGGTTGGAGAACCGTTCCATGTATTAGATCAGGGAACTGTACAACAAATCATTGATACCTTCGAGATTGCAGCGGAGCAAGAAGACCCTGCTACCGAACCTGATGCTGCTACAGGTCAGGAGGCTGCCACTGAGCAGGGCACTGCTGCTGATCAAGGTGGTTCTACAGATGAAGGTGCGGCCCCAATGGATATTTGA